A stretch of the Streptococcus himalayensis genome encodes the following:
- a CDS encoding Rib/alpha-like domain-containing protein, with protein sequence MKNNKKNKFDWYSLNQRFSVRKYHFGAASVLLGTVMTLGLANTAAADNVEESTVPTSEVALVSEERENLATPAVEAATSSSAVVEEKAVETAAIDLSAEKAAAKAVVENLANLTASQKAQFLADISNATSESAIQEIVAFATQADANTKIASETKNNEKAVEAKSSKEKVAESAAAFEEVTAPVVLETAKEESTTKAAPAEEKTVSLDDTKLSAATSVNDFAALTDQHKVAYVKRIQSAVTPEEIAAIVREAAERNRKRAAAFPTQGEPIPTGTGIRKVSSQLYTDAVKEIKALENLTDIEKRYYTAELTKLTKGVINRDNQANDILAKARAHNTLVAKNRGTSEADAIENTVAPNEDSSVSGSVRLKFGGGINDHGDNYTRALPGVKVYAQWFEKNGYASPIYTSTSNEDGSFGIGMADFIGADGKLYHFDADAALPEGEKWRIWSINPDNNKYTLLYSFGDEQIAPEGIVKDITAGANQSLPNDNLTDAKILYAYKTDDVWRQDAKPTEAVITEGGYVKGSIYWNNNSPAGNQITVDLASRENKFDLGIPGVKVYASYLSDYAVAQLNDAEVLKNFIDAGSEWQPSVNKDKSSNIRGAKWTQANEDKLRAYILQQVKADRAKWVAETVSTTTTGDGDFALQFNGTFGWKWNNPGFDGLINARDTVLRNEANVTNTITGETKKGTEWNGVLAPNPSYGSWTSDGGDSKLDLSKASKHINTDWVFVTTEEKEGISFYTPFYGDVPKGGTGGKFDLQGIGTRWDTVIQDGDVINNDSVTNVYFAAVNDNLTFDIYNYDSFKNVAHPGETASTKTAGLAPNHGETYKIIWKDENGKVVQESDPLQVNPDGTLPESSFMVPSDLKKTTIYFAELYALGKDGALPNYPIQKDSFTAVYRELPKYEDTYSDLGVKKASAAPTFDIEHTPDVEKNPAPKGATFDFVSADGSDTAPAGFAIDSKTGVITWNNPTEDTTVDVEVTYADGTTATTTAKFFINKPDKDKYTPAYEDTEVKAGQSATSAVPTFTNTEGAPATPAATVTYKLGDTSGLPAGVTATIDASTGAVTVTTPEGLAAGTEITVPVTVTYNDQTEDTATVKFTVTESDKDKYTPAYADTEAKAGKAATTKAPTFTDKEGAPATPTVTKYELGEEPPVGASVDPTTGVVTMPIGDSAGPGTVFTVPVKVTYEDGSSEEVKAKISVVASDNDKYTPAYEDTSAKAGATATSKAPTFTENGGTEATPTGVKYELGDNAPADAQIDPNTGVVTLPIPEGTAPGTAYTVPVKVVYEDGSKDDAAVKVTVADSDKDKYTPSYSDASGKPGEAVTTKAPTFSPELPADAKKPTYTISTDQPAGTTPLPAGTTATVDGDGKVSVTVPSDATPGTEYTIPVEVTYGDGSKEVVPVKVTVAEPDKDTTKPTIEAIGDQTVVEFNAITPITVKATDDSGKAPTVTVDGLPTGVTFDPTTGVISGTPTVADWGTDEEKPFTVTVTATDEAGNKTTETFDIKVQRDTDKDGMPDVTDPDDDNDGFSDEDEKTAKTDPKDPTSKPTVTTDADKYTPSYSDASGKPGEAVTTKAPTFSPELPADAKKPTYTISTEQPAGTTPLPAGTTATVDGDGKVSVTVPSDATPGTEYTIPVEVTYGDGSKEVVPVKVTVAEPDKDTTKPTIEAIGDQTVVEFNAITPITVKATDDSGKAPTVTVDGLPTGVTFDPTTGVISGTPTVADWGTDEEKPFTVTVTATDEAGNKTTETFDIKVQRDTDKDGMPDVTDPDDDNDGFSDEDEKTAKTDPKDPTSKPTVTTDADKYTPSYSDASGKPGEAVTTEAPSFSPELPADAKKPTYTISTEQPAGTTPLPAGTTATVDGDGKVSVTVPSDAAPGTEYTIPVEVTYGDGSKEIVPVKVTVAEPDKDTTKPTIEAIGDQTVVEGKAITPITVKATDDSGKAPTVTVDGLPTGVTFDPTTGVISGTPTVADWGTDEEKPFTVTVTATDEAGNKTTETFDIKVQRDTDGDGMPDVTDPDDDNDGFSDEDEKKAGTDPKDPNSKPTVTTDADKNDPKAKEQTVGLNETPKAEDSIENLKDLPAGTTVSFKDPVDTSTEGEKNATVVVTYPDGSSETVPVKIVVKDKRTDADKNDPKAKEQTVGLNETPKAEDSIENLKDLPAGTTVSFKDPVDTSTEGEKNATVVVTYPDGSSEEVPVKIVVKDKRTDADKNDPKAKEQTVGLNETPKAEDSIENLKDLPAGTTVSFKDPVDTSTEGEKNATVVVTYPDGSSEEVPVKIVVKDKRTDADKNDPKAKEQTVGLNETPKAEDSIENLKDLPAGTTVSFKDPVDTSTEGEKNATVVVTYPDGSSEEVPVKIVVKDKLTDADKNDPKAKDQTVGLNETPKAEDSIENLKDLPAGTTVSFKDPVDTSTEGEKNATVVVTYPDGSSETVSVKIVVKDKLTDADKNDPKAKDQTVGLNETPKAEDSIENLKDLPAGTTVSFKDPVDTSTEGEKNATVVVTYPDGSSETVSVKIVVKDKRTDADKNDPKAKEQTVGLNETPKAEDSIENLKDLPAGTTVSFKDPVDTSTEGEKNATVVVTYPDGSSETVSVKIVVKDNFADEPKVTPNVDGSVTIIPGADNTKVDVKFPGEDGMEYTVTIVKDSSTGKWIPATTLPGGVMVDPETGTLLIPKEDVLDGGTVTATGTDEFGNMATGTAIAGPNGVYLNPNGKPMPKPASKGTVMGSEATASTSNSGSRVAKSQSNELPKTGETSSLMPLLGALTASLGLFGAAKRRKKED encoded by the coding sequence GTGAAAAATAACAAGAAAAACAAATTTGATTGGTACAGCTTGAACCAACGCTTCTCCGTCAGAAAATATCATTTTGGCGCAGCAAGTGTTCTTCTTGGTACCGTTATGACCTTAGGGTTGGCAAATACTGCAGCAGCAGATAATGTTGAAGAATCAACTGTTCCAACTTCTGAAGTTGCTTTGGTTAGTGAAGAAAGAGAGAACTTAGCAACTCCTGCGGTAGAAGCTGCAACGTCTTCATCTGCTGTTGTGGAAGAAAAAGCGGTTGAAACAGCTGCTATTGATCTTTCTGCAGAAAAGGCAGCGGCAAAAGCTGTTGTAGAGAATTTAGCGAATTTAACAGCTTCTCAAAAAGCTCAATTTTTAGCAGATATTTCAAATGCAACTTCTGAGAGCGCTATTCAAGAAATTGTTGCTTTTGCGACCCAAGCAGACGCAAATACAAAGATTGCTTCTGAAACAAAAAATAACGAAAAGGCAGTAGAAGCCAAATCTTCTAAAGAAAAAGTAGCAGAATCAGCTGCAGCATTTGAAGAAGTGACTGCGCCAGTTGTTCTTGAAACTGCAAAAGAAGAATCAACGACTAAAGCAGCACCAGCTGAGGAAAAAACTGTTTCACTTGATGATACAAAACTTAGCGCAGCAACATCAGTTAATGATTTTGCAGCACTTACAGATCAACACAAAGTAGCTTATGTAAAACGTATTCAATCAGCAGTGACTCCTGAAGAGATTGCTGCGATTGTCCGTGAAGCAGCAGAGCGCAATCGTAAACGTGCAGCAGCTTTCCCAACACAAGGAGAGCCAATTCCAACTGGAACAGGCATTCGGAAAGTAAGCTCACAGCTTTACACAGATGCAGTTAAAGAAATCAAGGCTTTGGAAAATCTGACGGATATTGAAAAACGTTATTACACAGCAGAATTGACCAAGCTCACCAAAGGCGTCATCAATCGTGATAATCAAGCCAATGATATTCTTGCAAAAGCAAGAGCACACAATACGCTGGTTGCTAAAAATCGTGGAACTTCTGAAGCAGATGCCATTGAAAATACCGTTGCGCCAAATGAAGATAGTAGTGTAAGCGGAAGTGTCCGCCTTAAATTTGGTGGAGGAATCAATGATCACGGCGATAATTATACTCGTGCACTTCCAGGTGTGAAAGTCTACGCCCAATGGTTTGAAAAAAATGGCTATGCTTCTCCGATTTATACCTCTACTTCTAATGAAGATGGTAGTTTCGGTATTGGAATGGCAGATTTCATCGGTGCTGATGGGAAACTATACCACTTTGATGCCGATGCAGCTCTACCAGAGGGAGAAAAATGGCGTATCTGGTCTATCAATCCAGACAATAATAAATACACCCTTCTTTACTCATTTGGGGATGAGCAAATTGCTCCTGAAGGCATTGTAAAAGATATTACTGCGGGAGCAAATCAAAGTCTTCCAAATGACAATTTGACAGATGCTAAGATTTTGTATGCTTATAAGACCGATGATGTATGGCGTCAAGATGCAAAACCAACAGAAGCGGTTATCACCGAAGGTGGGTATGTCAAAGGTTCTATCTACTGGAACAACAACTCTCCAGCAGGGAACCAGATTACAGTTGACCTAGCGAGTCGTGAGAATAAATTTGACCTTGGTATACCAGGAGTTAAAGTGTATGCTTCTTATCTAAGTGACTACGCTGTTGCCCAATTGAATGATGCAGAAGTATTGAAAAACTTTATCGATGCTGGTTCAGAATGGCAACCATCTGTTAACAAAGATAAGTCTTCTAATATCCGTGGTGCAAAATGGACACAGGCCAATGAAGATAAACTACGTGCCTATATCCTTCAACAAGTAAAAGCTGACCGTGCAAAATGGGTAGCTGAAACAGTTTCCACTACCACAACTGGCGACGGTGATTTTGCCCTTCAATTCAATGGAACATTTGGTTGGAAATGGAATAATCCGGGATTTGATGGATTAATCAATGCAAGAGATACAGTCTTGAGGAATGAAGCCAACGTAACGAATACTATTACTGGTGAAACCAAAAAAGGTACAGAGTGGAATGGTGTCTTGGCACCAAATCCTTCATACGGTTCATGGACTTCAGACGGTGGCGACTCTAAATTAGATTTAAGCAAGGCGTCTAAACACATCAATACTGACTGGGTATTTGTAACGACAGAAGAAAAAGAAGGCATTTCCTTCTACACACCATTCTATGGCGATGTGCCAAAAGGTGGTACTGGTGGTAAATTTGACCTTCAAGGTATCGGAACACGTTGGGATACTGTTATCCAAGATGGAGATGTAATTAATAATGACAGTGTGACCAATGTTTACTTTGCAGCTGTTAATGACAATTTGACATTTGACATCTACAACTACGATTCGTTCAAAAATGTGGCTCATCCAGGAGAGACTGCAAGCACAAAAACAGCTGGATTGGCACCAAACCACGGAGAAACCTATAAGATTATCTGGAAAGATGAGAATGGAAAAGTTGTTCAAGAATCAGATCCATTGCAAGTAAATCCAGACGGAACTCTTCCAGAAAGTTCATTCATGGTTCCTAGCGACCTTAAAAAGACAACGATTTACTTTGCAGAATTATACGCACTAGGAAAAGACGGAGCTCTTCCAAACTATCCTATTCAAAAAGATTCATTTACAGCGGTTTATCGTGAACTTCCTAAGTATGAAGATACCTACTCCGATTTGGGAGTGAAGAAAGCTTCTGCAGCTCCGACATTTGATATTGAGCACACACCAGACGTTGAGAAAAATCCAGCACCAAAAGGAGCAACATTCGATTTCGTATCAGCAGATGGTTCTGATACTGCTCCAGCAGGATTTGCGATTGATTCTAAGACCGGTGTCATCACCTGGAACAATCCGACAGAAGATACAACCGTTGATGTTGAAGTTACATATGCAGATGGAACAACAGCAACAACAACTGCTAAATTCTTTATCAATAAACCGGACAAAGACAAGTATACCCCGGCTTATGAGGATACAGAGGTGAAAGCTGGACAATCAGCTACATCAGCAGTCCCTACCTTTACAAATACAGAAGGTGCACCAGCAACTCCAGCTGCAACGGTAACCTACAAACTTGGAGACACGAGCGGACTTCCAGCAGGCGTGACAGCAACGATTGACGCGTCAACTGGTGCCGTAACTGTGACTACTCCAGAGGGTCTTGCTGCAGGTACGGAAATCACTGTTCCAGTTACTGTGACCTATAACGATCAAACAGAAGACACTGCAACAGTTAAATTCACAGTAACAGAGTCGGACAAAGACAAGTATACCCCGGCTTATGCGGATACAGAAGCAAAAGCTGGCAAAGCCGCTACTACTAAAGCGCCAACCTTTACAGATAAAGAAGGTGCGCCAGCAACTCCGACAGTTACGAAGTATGAATTGGGCGAAGAGCCACCAGTAGGAGCGAGCGTAGATCCAACGACAGGTGTAGTCACTATGCCAATCGGAGACAGTGCTGGTCCTGGTACTGTGTTCACTGTTCCAGTTAAGGTTACTTATGAGGACGGTTCGAGCGAAGAAGTAAAAGCTAAAATTTCAGTTGTTGCTTCTGACAATGACAAATACACCCCAGCTTATGAAGACACAAGCGCAAAAGCTGGTGCAACTGCTACTTCTAAAGCCCCAACCTTTACTGAAAATGGAGGCACTGAAGCTACACCAACCGGTGTGAAATATGAATTGGGCGATAATGCTCCAGCAGATGCTCAAATCGATCCAAACACAGGCGTTGTAACTCTTCCAATCCCAGAGGGCACTGCTCCTGGTACAGCATATACTGTTCCAGTAAAAGTTGTCTACGAAGATGGAAGCAAAGACGATGCAGCAGTCAAAGTGACAGTTGCTGATTCAGATAAAGACAAGTACACCCCATCTTACTCAGACGCTAGCGGTAAGCCAGGTGAAGCAGTGACGACAAAAGCGCCAACCTTCAGTCCAGAATTACCAGCAGATGCTAAAAAACCAACCTACACAATCTCAACTGATCAACCAGCAGGAACAACTCCGCTTCCAGCAGGAACAACAGCGACAGTTGACGGAGATGGTAAAGTTAGCGTAACTGTTCCTTCAGATGCAACTCCAGGAACAGAGTACACGATTCCAGTTGAAGTAACCTATGGCGATGGCTCTAAAGAAGTTGTCCCAGTTAAGGTAACAGTAGCAGAACCAGATAAAGACACTACTAAACCAACGATTGAAGCAATCGGTGACCAAACAGTTGTGGAATTTAACGCAATCACTCCAATCACTGTTAAAGCAACAGATGATTCAGGTAAAGCACCGACAGTAACTGTTGACGGTCTTCCAACAGGTGTTACCTTCGATCCAACAACAGGTGTGATTTCAGGTACTCCAACTGTAGCTGATTGGGGCACAGATGAAGAGAAACCATTCACAGTAACGGTTACAGCGACTGATGAAGCTGGTAACAAGACAACTGAAACGTTTGACATCAAGGTTCAACGCGACACTGATAAAGACGGAATGCCAGATGTGACAGATCCAGATGATGACAACGACGGATTTAGTGACGAAGATGAGAAAACAGCTAAGACAGATCCGAAAGATCCAACCAGCAAGCCAACAGTCACTACAGACGCTGACAAGTACACCCCATCTTACTCAGACGCTAGCGGTAAGCCAGGTGAAGCAGTGACGACAAAAGCGCCAACCTTCAGTCCAGAATTACCAGCAGATGCTAAAAAACCAACCTACACAATCTCAACAGAGCAACCAGCAGGAACAACTCCGCTTCCAGCAGGAACAACAGCGACAGTTGACGGAGATGGTAAGGTTAGCGTAACTGTCCCTTCAGATGCAACTCCAGGAACAGAGTACACGATTCCAGTTGAAGTAACCTATGGTGATGGCTCTAAAGAAGTTGTCCCAGTTAAGGTAACAGTAGCAGAACCAGACAAAGACACTACTAAACCAACGATTGAAGCAATCGGTGACCAAACAGTTGTGGAATTTAACGCAATCACTCCAATCACTGTTAAAGCAACAGACGATTCAGGTAAAGCACCAACAGTAACTGTTGACGGTCTTCCAACAGGTGTTACCTTCGATCCAACAACAGGTGTGATTTCAGGTACTCCAACTGTAGCTGATTGGGGCACAGATGAAGAGAAACCATTCACAGTAACGGTTACAGCGACTGATGAAGCTGGTAACAAGACAACTGAAACGTTTGACATCAAGGTTCAACGCGACACTGATAAAGACGGAATGCCAGATGTGACAGATCCAGATGATGACAACGACGGATTTAGTGACGAAGATGAGAAAACAGCTAAGACAGATCCGAAAGATCCAACCAGCAAGCCAACAGTCACTACAGACGCTGACAAGTACACCCCATCTTACTCAGACGCTAGCGGTAAGCCAGGTGAAGCAGTGACGACAGAAGCACCAAGCTTCTCACCAGAATTACCAGCAGATGCTAAAAAACCAACCTACACAATCTCAACAGAGCAACCAGCAGGAACAACTCCACTTCCAGCAGGAACAACAGCGACAGTTGACGGAGATGGTAAGGTTAGCGTAACTGTTCCTTCAGATGCAGCTCCAGGAACAGAATACACGATTCCAGTTGAAGTGACTTATGGTGATGGTTCGAAAGAAATCGTACCAGTTAAGGTAACAGTAGCAGAACCAGATAAAGACACTACTAAACCAACTATTGAAGCAATCGGTGACCAAACAGTTGTGGAAGGTAAAGCAATCACTCCAATCACTGTTAAAGCAACAGATGATTCAGGTAAAGCACCAACAGTAACTGTTGACGGTCTTCCAACAGGTGTTACCTTCGATCCAACAACAGGTGTGATTTCAGGTACTCCAACTGTAGCTGATTGGGGTACAGATGAAGAGAAACCATTCACAGTAACGGTTACAGCGACTGATGAAGCTGGTAACAAGACAACTGAAACGTTTGACATCAAGGTTCAACGCGACACCGATGGCGACGGAATGCCAGATGTGACAGATCCAGATGATGACAACGATGGATTTAGTGACGAAGATGAGAAAAAAGCTGGTACAGATCCGAAAGATCCAAACAGCAAGCCAACAGTCACTACAGACGCCGATAAGAATGATCCAAAAGCGAAGGAACAAACAGTTGGCTTGAATGAAACACCAAAAGCAGAAGATTCAATTGAAAACTTGAAAGACCTGCCAGCAGGTACTACAGTTTCCTTCAAGGACCCAGTTGATACTTCAACCGAAGGTGAAAAGAACGCAACAGTAGTTGTGACTTACCCAGATGGATCAAGCGAAACAGTTCCAGTTAAGATTGTCGTGAAAGACAAACGTACAGACGCCGATAAGAATGATCCAAAAGCGAAGGAACAAACAGTTGGCTTGAATGAAACACCAAAAGCAGAAGATTCAATTGAAAACTTGAAAGACCTGCCAGCAGGTACTACAGTTTCCTTCAAGGACCCAGTTGATACTTCAACCGAAGGTGAAAAGAACGCAACAGTAGTTGTGACTTACCCAGATGGTTCAAGTGAAGAAGTTCCAGTTAAGATTGTCGTGAAAGACAAACGTACAGATGCTGATAAGAATGATCCAAAAGCGAAGGAACAAACAGTCGGCTTGAATGAAACACCAAAAGCAGAAGATTCAATTGAAAACTTGAAAGACCTGCCAGCGGGCACTACAGTTTCCTTCAAGGACCCAGTTGATACTTCAACCGAAGGTGAAAAGAACGCAACAGTAGTTGTGACTTACCCAGATGGATCAAGTGAAGAAGTTCCAGTTAAGATTGTCGTGAAAGACAAACGTACAGATGCTGATAAGAATGATCCAAAAGCGAAGGAACAAACAGTCGGCTTGAATGAAACACCAAAAGCAGAAGATTCAATTGAAAACTTGAAAGACCTGCCAGCGGGCACTACAGTTTCCTTCAAGGACCCAGTTGATACTTCAACAGAAGGTGAAAAGAACGCAACAGTAGTTGTGACTTACCCAGATGGTTCAAGTGAAGAAGTTCCAGTTAAGATTGTCGTGAAAGACAAACTTACAGATGCCGATAAGAATGATCCAAAAGCGAAGGATCAAACAGTTGGCTTGAATGAAACACCAAAAGCAGAAGATTCAATCGAAAACTTGAAAGACCTGCCAGCAGGTACTACAGTTTCCTTCAAGGACCCAGTTGATACTTCAACCGAAGGTGAAAAGAACGCAACAGTAGTTGTGACATATCCAGATGGATCAAGCGAAACAGTTTCAGTTAAGATTGTCGTGAAAGACAAACTTACAGATGCCGATAAGAATGATCCAAAAGCGAAGGATCAAACAGTTGGCTTGAATGAAACACCAAAAGCAGAAGATTCAATCGAAAACTTGAAAGACCTGCCAGCAGGTACTACAGTTTCCTTCAAGGACCCAGTTGATACTTCAACCGAAGGTGAAAAGAACGCAACAGTAGTTGTGACTTACCCAGATGGATCAAGCGAAACAGTTTCAGTTAAGATTGTCGTGAAAGACAAACGTACAGACGCCGATAAGAATGATCCAAAAGCGAAGGAACAAACAGTCGGCTTGAATGAAACACCAAAAGCAGAAGATTCAATCGAAAACTTGAAAGACCTGCCAGCAGGTACTACAGTTTCCTTCAAGGACCCAGTTGATACTTCAACCGAAGGTGAAAAGAACGCAACAGTAGTTGTGACTTACCCAGATGGTTCAAGTGAAACAGTTTCAGTTAAGATTGTCGTGAAAGACAACTTTGCAGATGAGCCAAAAGTGACTCCTAATGTAGACGGATCTGTGACAATCATCCCAGGAGCAGACAATACGAAGGTAGATGTTAAATTCCCAGGTGAAGACGGCATGGAATATACTGTTACGATTGTGAAAGATTCAAGTACAGGTAAATGGATTCCAGCAACTACACTTCCTGGCGGAGTAATGGTAGATCCAGAAACTGGAACACTGCTTATTCCTAAGGAAGATGTATTAGATGGAGGAACTGTAACAGCAACAGGAACTGATGAATTTGGCAATATGGCAACAGGAACAGCAATTGCTGGACCAAATGGTGTCTACCTAAATCCAAATGGAAAACCAATGCCAAAACCAGCTTCTAAAGGCACAGTTATGGGTTCAGAAGCAACAGCTTCTACCTCAAATAGTGGTTCTCGTGTTGCGAAATCACAAAGCAATGAGTTGCCGAAGACAGGTGAAACATCATCCTTGATGCCTCTTCTAGGAGCTCTTACAGCAAGTCTTGGCTTGTTCGGAGCAGCAAAACGCCGTAAAAAAGAAGACTAA
- a CDS encoding amino acid ABC transporter permease: protein MTYIFEVLPSLLEGAGITLQVFAMVLVLSIPLGILIAFLMQVHFKPLQWLITIYIWIMRGTPLLLQLIFIYYVLPSIGIRFDRLPAAIIAFTMNYAAYYAEIFRGGISSIPKGQYEAAKVLKFTPLQTIRFIVLPQVTKIVLPSVFNEIMTLVKDTSLVYALGVSDLILASRTAANRDASLAPMFIAGAIYLLLIGLVTIVSKQVEKKYAYYK from the coding sequence ATGACCTATATTTTCGAGGTCTTACCCAGTCTATTAGAGGGGGCAGGGATTACCTTGCAGGTTTTTGCCATGGTGCTTGTATTATCGATTCCACTTGGAATTTTGATTGCTTTCTTGATGCAAGTCCATTTCAAACCTCTCCAGTGGCTGATTACGATTTATATTTGGATTATGCGCGGAACTCCTCTGCTATTGCAGTTGATTTTCATTTACTATGTCTTGCCAAGCATTGGGATTCGGTTTGATCGTTTACCGGCAGCGATTATTGCTTTTACGATGAATTACGCCGCTTACTATGCTGAGATTTTCCGCGGTGGCATTTCTTCGATTCCTAAAGGGCAGTATGAAGCTGCTAAGGTGCTGAAATTCACACCTCTGCAAACCATTCGATTCATTGTCTTGCCACAAGTGACGAAAATTGTTTTGCCAAGCGTGTTTAATGAAATCATGACCTTAGTCAAGGATACATCCTTGGTTTATGCTTTGGGAGTATCTGATTTGATTTTAGCCAGTCGAACGGCTGCCAATCGTGATGCAAGTTTAGCACCGATGTTTATCGCGGGTGCTATCTACCTTCTTTTGATTGGATTGGTGACAATCGTCTCCAAGCAAGTGGAAAAGAAATATGCATATTATAAGTAG
- the lepB gene encoding signal peptidase I, with product MVKRDLIRNIIVIVLVILGLVALRAFVFEPYQVETKDENRDISKGNIVLANKVEKIRRQDLVLYEVDGKDYVGRIVAIEDDSVVYMDDVLYLNHKIKEEEYLTKDKDRYLAKPSTGEYFTHDFTIQTLTHSDSETVPAGLYLVLNDDRTNMKDSREFGLIEKQQIKGVISFRLLPLQEFGFIKTR from the coding sequence ATGGTTAAGAGAGATTTAATCCGAAATATCATTGTGATTGTTCTAGTCATCCTTGGCTTGGTTGCACTGAGAGCCTTTGTATTTGAGCCTTATCAGGTAGAGACCAAAGATGAGAACCGCGATATTAGCAAGGGAAATATCGTATTAGCCAATAAGGTCGAAAAAATCCGACGCCAAGATTTGGTTCTTTATGAGGTTGATGGAAAGGACTATGTCGGCCGTATCGTTGCGATAGAGGACGATTCGGTGGTATATATGGATGATGTCCTCTATTTAAACCATAAGATTAAAGAAGAAGAATACCTGACCAAAGATAAGGATAGGTATCTAGCCAAGCCAAGTACAGGCGAATATTTCACCCATGATTTTACCATTCAGACCTTAACGCATTCCGATTCAGAAACAGTGCCAGCAGGTCTGTACTTAGTTTTAAATGATGATCGGACCAATATGAAAGATAGCCGTGAGTTTGGTTTGATTGAAAAACAACAGATAAAAGGGGTGATTAGTTTCCGTCTTCTCCCTTTGCAAGAATTTGGATTTATTAAGACAAGATAA
- a CDS encoding amino acid ABC transporter ATP-binding protein codes for MLELRKISKRFGDKMVMKDFNLVIPEKKILAIVGPSGGGKTTLLRMLAGLETIDSGEIIYNGESLPLDELEKRNLLGFVFQDFQLFPHLNVLENLILSPIHTMNVAREEAEKKAITLLERLGLGAHKTAYPYSLSGGQKQRVALARAMMIDPEIIGYDEPTSALDPELRLEVEKLIVQNRELGVTQIVVTHDLQFAEDIADEILYVNPKEVGK; via the coding sequence ATGTTAGAGTTACGAAAAATTAGCAAACGTTTTGGGGACAAGATGGTTATGAAGGATTTCAATCTCGTCATACCTGAAAAAAAGATTTTAGCCATTGTGGGACCATCTGGAGGAGGAAAGACAACGCTTCTGCGGATGCTAGCTGGGCTGGAAACGATTGATAGCGGTGAAATCATTTATAATGGAGAAAGCCTGCCTCTGGATGAGTTAGAAAAAAGAAATCTACTGGGCTTTGTATTTCAGGATTTTCAGCTTTTTCCCCATTTAAATGTTTTGGAAAATCTGATTTTATCGCCTATTCATACCATGAATGTAGCAAGGGAAGAGGCTGAAAAAAAAGCAATCACCTTGCTTGAGCGTTTGGGATTGGGAGCCCATAAAACGGCCTATCCTTACTCACTCTCAGGTGGTCAAAAGCAGCGGGTAGCCCTGGCACGAGCTATGATGATTGATCCAGAGATTATCGGCTATGATGAGCCCACATCAGCTCTAGACCCCGAACTGCGGTTGGAAGTCGAGAAATTGATTGTCCAAAATCGAGAACTGGGAGTTACCCAAATTGTTGTTACCCATGATTTGCAATTCGCAGAAGATATTGCAGATGAAATTTTATATGTAAACCCTAAGGAGGTAGGAAAATGA
- a CDS encoding B3/B4 domain-containing protein, which translates to MKVVVREEFWDLFPEGQIGLVIAKGLDNQIVEEKDAYFAALLQEAAKKAENFIQEDPFTQNEVIKEWREAFTKFKTKKGARSSIEALLKRVSQGRTFSPINPLVDIYNSISLSYGVPFGGEDLAKIEGDLQLGKAEGGEAFYPLGADSDSPALPEEICYMDDAGAICRCLNWREAERTMLTEATKDAILVSESINAHQAERMQAGLKDLQAKVEEYFGVETEIFYLTAENPQLELN; encoded by the coding sequence ATGAAAGTTGTTGTTCGTGAAGAATTTTGGGACTTATTCCCAGAAGGTCAAATTGGTCTTGTGATTGCAAAAGGTTTGGATAACCAAATCGTTGAAGAAAAAGATGCCTATTTTGCAGCCTTGTTGCAAGAAGCGGCTAAGAAGGCGGAGAATTTTATCCAAGAAGATCCATTCACACAAAATGAGGTCATCAAGGAATGGCGTGAAGCCTTTACTAAATTTAAAACGAAAAAAGGAGCACGTTCTTCTATTGAAGCCTTGCTAAAACGTGTGAGCCAAGGTCGGACATTTTCGCCAATCAATCCCTTGGTAGATATTTACAATAGTATTTCTCTTTCCTATGGTGTGCCGTTTGGAGGAGAAGATTTAGCTAAGATTGAGGGAGATTTGCAGTTGGGTAAAGCAGAAGGTGGTGAAGCCTTTTATCCATTAGGAGCAGACAGTGATTCCCCTGCTCTTCCTGAAGAAATCTGCTATATGGATGATGCGGGCGCTATTTGTCGTTGCTTGAACTGGCGTGAGGCAGAGCGGACGATGTTAACAGAAGCTACCAAAGATGCGATTTTGGTCAGCGAAAGTATCAATGCCCATCAAGCAGAGCGAATGCAAGCAGGTTTGAAAGATTTGCAAGCTAAGGTAGAAGAGTATTTCGGAGTGGAGACAGAAATCTTCTATCTGACAGCTGAAAATCCTCAGCTAGAGCTAAACTAG